Genomic window (Mycosarcoma maydis chromosome 5, whole genome shotgun sequence):
GCGTCCAGGAAGGAAGCGCCACAAGTTTGGTTGACGGCGGCAGCGAGGCGTTGGTTAGAGTTGGTGGGGAAGAGGATCGAGTAAACGCCGTGTGTGCAGTCGGTGCAGAAGGCGGTTTTGTTAGCTGCAACAGCTTGCAGACTCATCTGCTGAGTCGTTTGATTCGACAAGATGGACTGGATCGATGTAAATGTAACGGGCGTCTGCGTGATATTTTGAAGAGTGTACAGTTCGTTTGTCAAGCACGACTCGCCTGCGGAGTTCTGCAGACAACCAGCATTGCGAAGCTTATCGTACGCGTTGATAAAGTAGTAGACCAGAGCCGGAATGTTGGCACCGTTGTTACTAGCAAGATCCGCACCACACGTCTGAAGGAGTGTGCTGTTGGCCGCGCCGAGTTGAGCGGTGGAGCAGGCGGTTTTTCCGGAGCCGCAGATCGAGTTGGAGAGGTACGATTGCAGTCCAGGAATCACCGATGTGTTTCCGGCCGAGGTGAGTGCACCAACCGCGCTAGGCAGCGCAAGACAAGACGACACGCTGGAATTTGTAACAAGTCCAACCAGACCCGACGCACAACCGGCCGAGAGACCGGTAACGAGCAAAGGATCAAGCTGCGCCGAAGCGGtgccagcaagcgcaagcacagcGGCGCCGACGAACGTAGTGATGATACGCATCTTGGGGGAAGTAGAGAGACAAAAGAGGTTCTGGGTTGACAAGGATGTGGGTCAAGAGAGCGAAGAGGTGGGGAAGCGTCAAGGATCAGCAGGTCGACAGACACGAGTTTATATAGACGTGTGTATGCTTGTGTGCTCTTTGGGAATCAAGAATGGACGCCAGCTGTACGCAACACTTGTCAGTGGTCAAGGCTGGTGCCAGAGGATAAGGACGAGCACAGACGCAaaagcagcgacgagcggcGCGTGTTCGCTACaggactcacgactataGCACCAAGATGCAAGGTCAGACGATTTAGCGTGTCAATCCACAGGGACGGTTGGgcatgtgtgtgtgtgagagagagagagagagagagagagagagagagagagagagagagagagagagaagccagccagccagtcACAACCCACGTTGCCACTAAATCAGATGAATTTGGTTCCCAGCCTGGCGATGgcccaatcacgaataacttAGTGAATAACGAATGGTGTCCCTAACTTGGATGCATGTTAAGAATGCAACTAACTTACTGTATAACGGCGGGAAGGACGCAACGGAGGAatatgaatcacgaatgtgggGTTGAGCAGGATTTCGATTTCATTTGGCGCCAAGATAGGTGGTCCATGCGTCGAAGAACTGCTTCAAGTGTCTGTTCGAGTTCCAAGCCGATGGTAGAAGAGCATTTCACGAATCGGTGAATGAGCACGGAACGCATGACCTGTGACCTGTGAGCTGCGACCTGCTGATAGAATCGATTCAATAGTCGAACTCAAAATTCAtagcattcgtgattgcttggCTCCGACTAATTTGCTATACTATTCTAATAAAGTTTGGCTAGGTAAGTTAGATCGTGTCGGCAGAGATTCACCAAAACAAGACTATTGGATCATGAATGGATTGATTGCAGTttgaattcacgatggaTCTGCTCCAAGTTGATACAAGCttgtactgtacagtatCTTCTGGATATAATACATTGTTTTTATTTTTCTAGTTATAAGgggttcacgattcgaaTTCAGATTCGATGTGCGATTCGTGGTCCGACTCGGCACTAAGCTGAACAACATGCAACCATGAAACAGGTTCGAACGTGTGCGCGTCTTTCTGCATTGACAGaacgagcgacgagcatAGAACAAGATGCGCTGTTGCTAACCGAGCAATCCCTGTCAGATGTAAGTTATCgtggagtcgtgagtcgtgtGAAccacgaagcacgaagcacgaagcacgaaacAGGGCTCAGAAGGGCTTATTTTCAGGTATGCttcgcctcgcctcgcctcgcctcggcaAGGGTCTCGACTCGgcagaatcacgaatcacgaatccgcCACGTTCCATGGCTCGGCTTCCAATGAGGCTCGTCTATACGAAGCGTGCAAGTCTGAGTCGCCAAGCACAACTACAACGCACCGAACAATCAGAAACAaacgactcgtgactcggcCATCTGTCTATCCATGCAGTCAGTAGCTGTCACCACTTTGCTCGTCCAAGAGATcatcaagaacaacacCAACTGCAAGCTGCCTTCAGCTGAACTCGGCATTGTACACACAACACAGCGGAAGCGATTCCATTAATGGTGATTGTGCGTGTTTGTGTTGATGTGTTGatttcatgattcgtggtCCAGGATCCAGGATCCAGGATCCAGGATCAAGgattcacgactggctGTGGCGTAGAGGAGCGTGTGTGTAtgtacagtcgtgagtacgACGAATTTTCGGgggcattcacgattcacagaatcacaaccacgaattcacgattcgtgattcacgattcaagcaCGAATGTGATTCGATTGTGGAGTTGacgagtcgtcgtcgggtcacagtcacgattcgtgagtgtcaAGGGCCACTCGTGACCGTAGAGCGTGAGAGAGAGCTCAGCACGAAGCGCTAAATTTGTAACGGCACGCGCACCTGCCAGTCTGTGtgtcacgagtcgtgacTCTTGCGTGTTGTGCGTCACTCACAACTTTGCTcgcaacattcacgattcgtgattcacgattcgtgattcacgattcgtgatttctcGTTTGTCCTCCCTTATCCCACTTGCACTTTACCATCACGTCGAATCCATCCCGATTGGCTTACCGCGCGTAGACCGAGGATGGTTCAGGCGGCTGCTCACGCCGCAACGTCACCATGAACACGAAAAGCAACGCCTCGTTTGGCTTGCCTCCCGTCGCGCTCAATACGGCTTCACCAAGCCAAACCACAAACCCAACGACCTCGGATCGACCTACATTGATCACCTCACAGTTTCCTGGTCAAGCGCTCTACCTTACCCACCCGCAACGGCtttcgctgctgtcgatcaagatcgatgCAACTACCTCCATCACCACTACCCGAGCCGCCGTCttggcgcagcagcagcttaGCCCTTCTCTTCCCCCTCCCTCTCCCCCTCCCCCACCGCCCTCTGCCGTCTACCGACATGCTTCCACTTCCAAGTTGCATTCACATCAACCGCCTCCTTCATCCTTCCACACCAACGCCTCCCACAAATCCTCTCGTTCTCGTCCCTTGAGTCACGACTTTACTCAAAAAGCCAGAGACGCCCTCAATGACTTTGGTCGTCTCGCAAATCGTCGACAGAGCGCAATCGAAAGGGCCAATGGCGCTGAAACCCTCGCACGCGTAGCCGACGGTCTTGGTTCCAAACGTGCATCTTCCCACGACGACCGCGCTAGACCTACATCATCACATCCCTTGATTCTGCAGCAAGACTCGAACCACCAACCACCAAGCTTCGCTCCACCCAAACTTCCCCTCGATCCCACATCGCAACAACATCTCACTTCGCAAGACGCCCAAGTCGTTCGCTCGCACGCCACGCGCAGCTTTACACTGCTACCGCAATCAGActtgcgcttcctctcTCACTCGATTCCGCTCAGCATCCATGCCTCGATCACCACATCCTCCGATCCCTCCACCATAATCCCGTCTCCACTCGAATTCACCACTGCTTCTCacaatggcagcagccCCTATTCTACCTCCGCTCTAGATCCGTCTCAGTTGCTCCTCAAAGTGGAGCCACccgccgagcttgctcgtcaaTCATGGtctcgctccacctcctTCCTCACGCCTCAAAATGCTTCCCAGTACCATACCTCTGAGCACCATTCGGTCAAGTTTCGTTACCGCCTCCGACTCTGTGCAAAAACCGCCTCCCCCACTTCCTACTTGTTTCCTCACACCGAACGCAATGACGCACCTCCACCCTCCActcctctcgctctcgctctcggtcaagtcctcttcctctctgCTGCCTCTCCAGAAAAGCTGATCGAAGCCATCGAATCTCCCTCGTCGTCAATTGCCTCCTCCGAACTCGCAGCCCTCGAAGGTATATCCCGCGTGCAGCTCACTCCATCCAGCTATCCTCTCTCTTCCACAGTGACTCGCGGCGCCAGCGAATTTGACTTTGAGTGGACATGGAAGTCGCTTGCAAGATCCAGCTCCAGCAATGcctctcgatgctgctgcgcatTTGTCGAGATAAGTCCCGATGGCAAGTCTGCCACCCTTCTTGCTGCAATCTCTCTGTTTATTCAACTGCCGCCGTCCGTTCCCCTACTCAGCAACATGCTCTCCTCGACCCAGGCCGACACTATCCCCCATCAGCGCTTGTCCTCATCCGATTCGCTTGCTATTATTGCTGCACTCAACCTCGATCAGGAGCCGTCTTTGCGCACAGACACAGCTCCAGCGCTTTCCTCTTTTCACCAGGATTCGCACCCCACCAGCTTTATCGCACCAAGCTCCACTCAACATGGCTCGACTCGTCTGCTCATCGACCGTACCGAGCTTGCACTTGAGGATCTCGTCAACGACTCGCCCATCTTCCGCGCCGCTCTCGTCAATCTCGAACGCAGGACCGCATCCATCAAGAAAGCCTCCAAGGCCGTGCTCAGAGCTtcgcaagaagcgcgcctTCGCATATTCAGGCTCATCGAAGCCGAACAGGCCGTTGACACAGCCCTACAAGCCCTTGTTGGCATGGCGCCCGAGACAATCGGTCGTTTGCAAGACCAACTACTACGCCAAGCACGCATCGCAACTATGCAGCACCAGCGAGAACAGGCAAGCGTCATCGAATCCTGCCTTGAACGCCCTCTTGCTCAGATCGTTGAACTTTGCCGTCTAGCTCAGGACGGCTTCAAGCTGTTTGAAAACGAGTCCAAGACCTACTATTCCCAGACCCAAAAGTGGCTCGCCAATCGCTCCTCCAACGCCGATCCATCCAATACACCTGCCATCGGAAATGACGCCCACCGGCAAGATCGCGCTGACCAGAAGCAAAAACTGCGCGAGCTTCGTTtcgaacaagctcgtctgGACCTCTTTGCTATGCTTCAAAGGCTCCATGGCGGCCGAGCTGAAGCTCACCTAGCACGATCCATACTTCAACTCACCCAGTGGCTCGTCGATTTTCCTAACAAGCCTCATTGGCCCAGCCACACACAAACATCCTCCCTGTCAGCCCTAGATGCGAGCTTGCTAGATGCGCTTGATCACCAAGCTTTGCAGCTACAAGAGGTCGAGTCCCGCTCGCGTCAAGTGGCAGATAGGGCTCGAATGCTCGAACATGCGCTCGGCAAGATCGGCGACGCCGATATCGACATTCTTGGTGCACATCGCTTCGAAATCGACCAAACTTCCCCAGCACCCTCCAACTTCAACGGCGCAGTCTCCTCGAAAACACGCAAGTTCAAGTCATTCCTCGGAGTCTTTGCTGCGGGTATTCAGAGCTCGCCACTCACGTTGAGCAAGAACGCGTCTCCCAATACCGAGTCTGCcgtcaagcaagtcgagctaGTTGCACCAGTAGACGGTGCACAGCTGCCTTACCAACATCCTCGCAGACGCCACTCGATGAAAGAGAAATTCAATCATGTTCGACAGCCTGATGTCGGCAACACATCCCCCTTCAAGTCACACGCGCCATCTAGCTGGGTGTACAACAATCTACCAGCGGCCCCTCGCAGGGGTTCGGAATTGCACGAATCCAGCAGGCTGAGAGATGACGCTGCTTCGGATCAGCTTTCCCTCCATGCCTCCCAAGATGCGAGCGAAGGAGCTTCCTCCATGGCAGGCGCTCACGAATTATCCAGAACTTCGACAGCTGAACAGGGGCTTGGGATCTTTGAGCCAGCATCCGCCAATACTGTACAAGAGTATGGCCTCAGCCCCGCGCCGGGCCAATGTTCTGGCCCAATCGCTCCAAGTCTCACCACAGGTAGCGATCGCAAGAAAGAAGGCGTCCTTTGGGTGTCGACCAAATCTGTCACCGGTCCAGTCGGAGCGGATGCGCCGCGTGGCATCAATCGTTCCAATCATTGGCGCGAATGCTGGGTCGTGCTTTCTGGCTCTGGTCAGATCTCCGAATTTGCCGACTGGAAGAACGCcaaagcgctcgagccTACCAATCCGCTCATCGACCTGCGCTTTGCGACGGTCCGTGAGGCACGCGGTGTCGATCGTCGCTTTGCATTTGAGATTGTGACGCGCGACAGCAGGCGCCTCTTTCAAGCCCCTGACGAAGAAGCGATGCGTGATTGGATGCGTGCTATTTCCAAAGCGATTGAGAGTCTCCTCAACGGCACATCCAGTGTTCGCAAGCTTGATCGCGCGGTTCGAGCTTCGCCGTTCCGCAGTTCCGACTCAGTCCAACAACGTCCAGCTGATTTcgacgaagatgaagaagTGCCAGGTGTTGGCGAAGGCAATGATTTCGCTGTGCGGAAGCTTCTCGATCGTACCACAAGATCTTCAACTCAGAGTATGAAtgatcttgctgcttctgcaaAGGCTCAGGACAGCGATCGTAAGGACCGAGCCAAGCTAGGAGCACATCTCGCAGGTCTCTCGGAAAGTCACGCCGAGTCGTCCGTCCAAtcgtctcgtcgacgatcaCAGCACCAGCGTGGCATTTCGAACAAGACGCCCATCTCGGGTTACTTGGGAGCAGGTAAACTCGGTCTGACAGCCAGCGATGTGGCTGCATtgcatcgacgagacggCACGCAACTCAGCGACGACGCTTCCATCTCTTCCAAATCGACCAgtggcgagcaagatgccGAATTCGATCGGCAGATCGAAGCTGTGGTTCACAAGAGCTACGGATCACGCGACGACACGGGCACAAGCCATTCTGGCTTTTCCTTCAATTCGGCTGTTAGCGGCGTAGACGAGATGGGCAAATTTAAAGCCAACGCTTCTGCCAGAGCCACATCATCTTCGTCTCCATCAAAAGCTACGAGTGCTGCGAACGCAAGTGTCACAAGCACGGCGACCAGCACCAAAATGTCGCGTTCTGCAGAGATTGCGGCTATCTCGCGACGACCCGAGAATCGACACTGTGCCGACTGCCAAGAAAGCGACCCACGTTGGGCATCGTGGATGCTCGCCAACCAGCCATGCTGCATCTTCATCTGCATTCGCTGCTCTGGAGTGCATCGCTCGTTGGGTGTTCACATCTCCAAGGTCAAGTCGGTCGATCTGGACGACTGGACagaagagcagctgcaggctGCTCGCGACTGGGGCAATGTTCGTGCCAATGCCTTGTGGGAGCATTCAAAGCCAGCTGGTTTGCTTCCTCTGCCCAGTGATCGCAAGGAATTCTGGCGTCGCAAGTATACTGACCAGGAATGGAAGGACCCAAATCCAAAAATTCTGCGTGATGCTCGTCCCTGTTACAACTCAATCACGGATGCTCCAGacaacaatcacgatgCGACACCCACGCGGCGATCCGCCTTAATCACGGAGGCGTCACCAGACGTCGTCACACCGCAGAGTAAGAGTCAAAGCCATGCGCAAGAGCTCGGGCTTCGTATCATGCCCAGCGATCAGACAGCGTCCTCCAATGGCTCAGCCAAATTCCCCGATGTACCAGGCTCCCCAAGACCAAATGGGCCGCGCCCTCTGCCTCAACAACGTTCGGTGACGATGCAAGCATCCGCAATCTCATCACTTTCCTCACCGACTGCAGGAAAACTGGCAGGTGTCAAACCGAATCTAACAAGTCCTGATTCACCCAACAAGCAAGACAGGGCTGATTGGACTGCTCGCCAGACCTCCTTTgcaagcgacgacgaggctcTCACGGGCTTGGTAGCCTCAATGATGACGGAATACGCGAGTCTACGACAAGACTTCCCAAAAGAGTCGTACCCATCATGCGCACCATCGATTCCGACCTCAACGTCGGCACCGCCCATGTCCAGTCTGACATCCACCAACCCACACGTGAGCAAAGCAATGCTagctgctcgagccgaCCGGCGCCTGTTCCCCTGTCTGGCCTCCACGGAGGCGGTAGAAACTCTGCCATCGAACAATGCCAAAGTGCAAGTCTCGTCGCCACCATCGACGTTCTTTGTCTCGGATATGGGCGCGCACACGTCGTCTCGTATGCTCTTCGATGGACCTGGGCGCGGCGAAGCGGCTTGGGATGCTACGTCCGAAATTGGGACAGATCACCACGAAGGACGAAGCACGGAGTCTTTGCCAGCCATTACGAACCCTCCAGCGCGATTCGACGCTTTTGCATCACATGCTTGAAGGTGGCGTCGTATTCCAACACAATCCACGCACTCTTTCCATACCCAAGCCATTCGCTTAATAGTATACCTCTTGGATATCCGAAGTTTCGACGTTAACTCTTGGGGGCCAAACTCTCTATTCTCTTTCCTTCACACTCAtctgactcgtgactgtcgcAGATTTTTGAGTTTGACCATCAACATGCAAGTGAGAACGCTGTGTTTGTATTTCAGACAGAGTCTTGGTCTAGATCTCGTGGCAAGGCACCAGCCTCGTATGCGTCCGAGGCAGATTTGAGGCGATAGAGGGAGGGCTGTTTGCccaagaagaggaggagatCTGCTAGGGGAGCGCCTCGTTCGTTTGCGCTGATTGCAAATCGGAGAGGTGCCAAGATGGCAGCTTTCTTGATTTTGTCTCGAGCACTGGTGGTGACGAGTTTGGGTAGAGTGGCTATGAGCGAGTGGAGGTTGTCTCTGGTCCAGTCTGAAGTGGCAAGTTGGGCAAGTTGGTGGTGAGCGGTTTGGACAGCGGTGAGGAAGTGCTTGTGGATAAGACGGTTTCGCCTCCACAACTCGACCGTTTCCTTAGGAGGTTGCGGAAGCCAGACAGGCGCTCGAAAAAGTGTattggcagcagcagggaTATCGTATATCGTCCCAGTACCACCTCGCGCTAGTTCAATAACCCTCTCCACATACCCCACTTGCTCCCAGTGACTCTGGTCCACTTCGGGGAAAGCGGCGATCAACCTCGGTTTGAGCCTGGCCACCAACTCATCCCTGCCTCCCCCCTTGCGTGCGTCCTGCAACTTGAGAGCCACATGTCTTGCATTCAGATAGTACAGCTTGGCCAGATCGACAGTGGCCCTGCTTCGGTTGACGTGACAGATGTCGAAGCCATTTATCATGTCCTGCATAGTCAGCACGTCGTATGCGGATTCATCGTGCTCAGAGTGGCGTTGGTGATAGGCGAGATTGTTGTACCCCGTCAAGCCGAGCATGTTACAAAGCGCCTCGGGTTCAACGCCTTTATCTCGGTAGCTTTCGACGCGCACGTCGCCAGTTCGCTTGCTCAACTTTGTCCCGTCCGCATTCACGAGCAGGGGCAAATGCGCGAATTTGGGCGGCGTGAAATCTAACGCCTTGTAGAGCCAAAGATGCTTCGGTAGTGACGGTAGCCATTCTTCCCCTCGAAGCACATGCGTGATAGCCATTTCGTGGTCATCTACCACGGAAGCCAGGTGGTAAGTGGGCCAGCCGTTGGATTTGAGCAAGATCGCATCTTCGGTCCCGTGACGCAGCGGATCCGAGGGGAAGTGAATATGGCCGTAGACGAGGTCTTGATGATCGAGCGCTTTTGTCGGAGCGCGTAAACGTACAACGTAGGGTTTACCCAGAGATATCAAGTGCCTCGCCTCGGTTTCGTCTGGTGCGATATAGCTGTCTCGTAGCGGTACGTTGTTGACACCCCGTTTCGACGCATCGTCTGCGACAACTTCAGCTCGAAAATCCCGATAGGCTTTTCCTTGATCAATCAGTTTTTCCGCATACGACCGATAGAGATCCAATCGCTCACTTTGGATGTATGGACCATATGCGCCTCCACAAGACGGTCCTTCGTCGTAATCGAGTTTCGCCCAGCAGAGGGTTTCTTGCAGAGCCGAGATCGACCCCGGTACCAGCCGCGTTTGGTCAGTATCTTCGATACGCAGGATCCACTTTCCGCCAAGAGCGCGCGCATACAGGTGGTTGAACAGCGCCGTTCGTAAGCCACCGAGGTGCAGATAGCCTGTCGGAGACGGCGCGAAGCGCAGTCTTGCTGATAAACgtgccgacgagctgggTGCAGACGCTGTGTTGGTGGAGTATAAACGCCGTCGTGCGGCTGAGCACAATGAGCGCACGCTCAACACGAAGCCGTGACATGACCGTCTGGCCGACATGATCCAAGTGGCCTTGATCAGATAGACGTCCCTTGAGCGGTGTGCCCAGTAAAAGACCTAGACGTGAGCAAGATGACTCCAGTCAAATTTCGAGCTTCTGACAGCTGTCCAAGAAGAATCAGGAGACTTCCGAAACCCGACGTACGGCCATTTTCGGTTGGTTCTCGTTTTTTGCTTGGCCTCGAacctccacctcgtcactcacgaccgTCTCTTTGCGATGGTCAAAGCGCACGGA
Coding sequences:
- a CDS encoding glutamate--tRNA ligase MSE1 (related to glutamyl-tRNA synthetase) — encoded protein: MSARRSCHGFVLSVRSLCSAARRRLYSTNTASAPSSSARLSARLRFAPSPTGYLHLGGLRTALFNHLYARALGGKWILRIEDTDQTRLVPGSISALQETLCWAKLDYDEGPSCGGAYGPYIQSERLDLYRSYAEKLIDQGKAYRDFRAEVVADDASKRGVNNVPLRDSYIAPDETEARHLISLGKPYVVRLRAPTKALDHQDLVYGHIHFPSDPLRHGTEDAILLKSNGWPTYHLASVVDDHEMAITHVLRGEEWLPSLPKHLWLYKALDFTPPKFAHLPLLVNADGTKLSKRTGDVRVESYRDKGVEPEALCNMLGLTGYNNLAYHQRHSEHDESAYDVLTMQDMINGFDICHVNRSRATVDLAKLYYLNARHVALKLQDARKGGGRDELVARLKPRLIAAFPEVDQSHWEQVGYVERVIELARGGTGTIYDIPAAANTLFRAPVWLPQPPKETVELWRRNRLIHKHFLTAVQTAHHQLAQLATSDWTRDNLHSLIATLPKLVTTSARDKIKKAAILAPLRFAISANERGAPLADLLLFLGKQPSLYRLKSASDAYEAGALPRDLDQDSV